CTTGAGAAACTCCTCCTGGTTTGATAACTTTGGCTGGGATGAGTTGTCTTCTCGGTCTTGGGCCTTCTTTCACAGAAGTTTTATTCTGATTGAGCCAGCCAATCTCTCTCGAGAGGGTTTTTGATATGGCGGGTTTCGAACTTGATGGTTTGGCTTCGGTAGGTGGTTCAAGCTCTCGTGCATCGTTTTTGACAGTGGTGCCTACTGCCTCCTCCAAGGTGGTATCCGTATTATCCGATGTCTTTTTCGCAGCCCTAAGCCCCTTATCTACAACGGCAACTCCAAGAAGATCGTCCTCGTTATCGTCGTCTTGGTCGGCGAATGCCTGTAATAACTTTGTTGACATTGGCCTCGCCATCCTAGGGACTTCGTTCCTCGAACGGATGAGCTGCTTCATGTCGATCTGAGCAGGCTCAGGTAATGCTTTCTCCTCATCGGTATCGCGCCGCGAAGACCACACAGACTTGAATCCTCTACTGGTGGGGAAGCGGTACCTGGCACCATAAAGTTTTGTCATCAAGTCGTCGCCAAGTTTGGGCTTGCTGATCTCGGGGACCCTCCAAGTTGGATCGACAGGTTCTGGTTCATGTCCCCAAACATCTGAGGACGGATTCAAGGTGCTGGGTCCTGGCTGGCGCGGTTGAGCAAAGCTGGACAGTCGTTGATCGGATCCTGGTATTGATACGCCTGGCGAGACATTCGGCCGGGTTGGGTGCTGCCGTAGTTCGCCCTTTTGCTTGCTTATGAGGGCCCCTGGGTGAGATGCTTCATTCTTCTTGCCGTGTAAGATTCGTTCTTCATCGTCTTCGTTGTCTGACGCATCTGGGCTCCCATCCTCCTCATCGTCGTCAGATGCAAATGCTTCCTCCAATAGTACaccctcgtcctcgtcttcatcatcgtcatcctCTGGGATTCCGGTGTCTCTCTCATATCTCATGCCGGCCAAGTGACCATTATCTGTAATGATCTTGCCGGTCCTGAGGTCGATTTCATCACCGATGCCTGTGAAGTCCTTTTCATACTTTTGAAAGATGTGCTCAAAGGTCGATTTCAGTTTGAAGGCGGCAAATGCACGGGATTGTTCGAAGCGAAAGCCGGGATCCCGCATCTGAGACACTTCCTCGGGCTCATAGTTGAGTTCGTCATCTTCGTCTTCTTTTGGCTTTTGATCGAGCCTTGGCCTCTTTGTGGGCGGTTCCATGTTGCCGGTCAGAAGCCTTAGAACCCCGAACTCATGCCGCTTGGAGAAGGCGGTGGCTTGGACATCAATGATTATGGAGAACGAAACGGCGATGATGAGATCCGAATAAGCGTCACTTGATGAACTCGGCATGGAAAGACGCGCTTCGACGCGGTGCACGGATGCATCGAATTCTCGCGTAAAGTGAAAAGCACGGGCCACGTGGGGTGCTGCCGTTGCCAGAGGCACCCGACGACTGCGCTGAGTGTGCGACGAATGATCCGTTCTACCACGAGGCAATTTACCCAGCTATCCGGCTTGAGCAGGTCGCAGGAAACTTTGACCtcattcttattatagcttttggAGTATGGGCTCATGAATCAATGCTCTTTGTCTTCGTTGACCAATGTGATTTGGGCGCAAAACAATCAAGTTGAGGTTCACGGATGCCCAAGCGGACTACCTAATCTGTGCCACAGCTGCCTCAGTTGTTCTTTCAGTGGACCAGAATATCATCGACTCATCACAATACATGATCGAAACAAGTAGAAACATAATGGAAAGCTCAGGTTGAATCGTTTTCAAGCTGAAAGTGAGCGCAAACTGGGAACGGAAGGGAAATCTCATCGAGTTGTCAGCAAGAGTGGTGGCACCCTAGGGGGTGAACTTAGCGTCTGCAGGACATCCGCAGGTACCTACCTCCACTGCCCTTTAGGTGACATCACAAGACCTCCCTCTTCTACCTTCAACTCTTTAATTTCAGTGCTTGCAACATGCGCGACACAGCAAAATGATTTGCCAAAAGTGTCGCACGCCGCTCAGACTAGACAGCTCCCTCGAGGAATTGAATCCTGCGGCGTACGATCTTCTCGTCGGTCAGCACAAGCTTTCCCTCATCCGAAACGGCGCGCGCAAGGTAGCTAACCGAAACAGCTTCTTCCTCACAACAGTCACCCAAGAAGACGCCTTCATCACGGCCATACCATCCACAGGATGGCCAAAGAAAGGTGCTCTATGACAAGGTCTCGCAAAATGCGGCCTCTGCGACGTTCAAGCGCCATGGCAGTGGGCCATCGAGTTCGGCGCAACGAGATTCGACCATGTCCTTCATCTACCTTACCGAGTCACAAGTCGCTCAGCCAGTGCTTTCCCGGCCCGATCCGCTGCCATCGAATACGAAATCAAACAGGGGGAACAAGGGCGGACAGAAGTCTCTTGAAGAAGAGCGCGGCGGTAGCAAGGCGCACGAGATAGAACGCATCAACAAGTTGTTCGAAATCCTCTCCGCGCGATCCGACATCGACCATCCCATCTGCGTCGAGTGTACCGATATGCTCGTAGAAGGTCTTCAGAAAAAACTTGAGGCTGCAGCGAGGGAGCGCGATGCCTACGTCGGCTTCTTGAAACAAGTGCAGAGCGATCAGCCGAACGAGGAGGATGTCAAAGCCCAAGAGGAAGCTCTGAAGAAGGCAAGGCAGGCCGAGACAGACGCCATGGCTGATTTGCTTCGCTTGGAGCAGGAAAAGGCATCTGTAGACGCGGAGATTATTGCTTTAGAGGAGGAGTCACAACAGCTTGACCACGAAGAAGAGCAGTTCTGGCGCGAGCGTAACGCCTTTGCTACCAAACTTGCCGACTTTCAAAACGAGCGCGACAGCACGAATTCCAGGTTCGATAACGATGCTCAGCTGTTGGAGAAGCTGCAACGCTCAAACGTATACAACGACACGTTCTGCATCAGCCACGACGGCACGTTTGCTACTATCAACGGGCTCCGTCTTGGCCGACTGTCGAACAAACCGGTTGATTGGCCTGAGATCAATGCAGCATGGGGCCACGCCCTTCTTCTGCTAGTCACAGTTGCTGACAAGCTAGGCTACAAATTTGACGGGTTCGAGCCGCAGCCCATGGGAAGCACTTCAAAAATCATTCGGTTTGAACTCCCGTCGCCAACGGCCAGCCGTTTAGGATCGCATCGGAACGCGCCACCGCCAGCTCCGAAGAAGCATGTTCTGGAGCTTTTCTCTAACGGAGATTTACCTCTGGGACTGACATTCATGCACCGCAAGTTCGACAATGCGATGGTAGCATTTCTTGAACTCGTGCGACAGCTTGGCGCTTTCGTGCATCGACAGACGGCGGCCGACGGCCATCCACTTAGCCTTCCCTATAAGATTGAGGGCGACAAGATCATGGATGTTAGCATCAAGCTCGGCATTGCTCAAGATGATGGGTGGACGAAGGCGTGTAAGCTCACGCTAACGTGCTGCAAATTTCTGCTTGCGCACGCTAGTAACGTGAATACGAGCGCGAGGGCTGCGAATAATCAATAATGACTGCACAAATTCGACGCATATCAAACAGGACTCGGATCATGGAGTTGAGGAGCTTTCTTGGCAGGTATAGATCAAGCGTATCATTTGGAGTTCACGGTGTATTACTATGAACAGGTCACAAGAAGCAGTGCATTCATTCTCTTGTTATTGCTTCCTACTGGAAAATCGCTTGCAGATCCTTGGAGAGGATCTCGTTATTTGTGCAAGGAGACCCTTTCGCCGTAGCTGACATCTCCCAAGCGTAGACTCGAGTTGGGACCAACCTAGCATGTAACACTGGCAACTCATAAACTGCCTTGCAATCATCTCGCGATGAGACTTGACATGCAGCTTTCGGACGATGATTTCAAGCACGTGACGTAATTGCGAATACTCCCACGTCGCAATCTGACTGCATGCAGCTGGCCAAGTCAGCCTTGGTTGACGCCTGTTGGTGACAGTCTGCGGCCATTCAGGCAGCAAGGCGCTCTCACGAAACATAAGCCGCTCGGCTGCCTCAATTGTCTTACACCACGGAACACACCCATGCAAGCCTAATGCACTGTTCTTTCCAAGAAAACCAATCAGTCATTTCGCGACCATGTTACTTGCCTAGATGCGGGGTGATAGCTCGCCTTATCTGCTGCACCATGACCTGGCATAGAAGACAGTGTTCTATTGGCTGCTCAGCCTGCCTGCTGCCGCCTACCGATGAACCCGAGAGCCGCAAAGAGCCATGAGCGTTAAAAAGGATTGATTCATCCCATCAACTTCACGCCTATTGTCTCCGGCGTCATCCAGCCTGTCATTCTTTTCTCTTATCCTACTTCTTGCCGTGTAACACCAGGACTCTTACCTGACGTAGATTGCCTGTCATGGGTGGCCAAGCAGACAACGTAAGATTGCTGATGGACCTCACATTCTGGGGTTTTTGTGCAGACTAGCTAACAGACTTTAGACCATTGACGATGATGCCGGCTCGACAGTCAGCTTCGAGGAAGTTGACTACCGGCGCACCACCAAGCAAAGCCAGGCTCTCGTAGCCAGGGGAAGCCTGGAAAGAGAGACACCGTCAGACATTCTATACGTTCTGCAATACTTGGGCATCGGTGGCAAAGTCATCGACAGTGAGTCAATAACACTGATCGCCCCTTTCCGCAACGCTCTGTTAACATGACCAGGTCGTGAGAGCAGCAATCCATTCAAGGAGATCCCCGACTATGGGAAGAAGGACGGCGAGACCACTCAGCGGACTGTCAATTCTGTGCTCGAGATCGTGACAAAGGTCAACACCAGTGCCAAGATCAGACGTGTGCGTCGTCGTCGGTCTCCGCATATCAGTTATCCCGACGATGATTACACGTCGGCGTCTTCGGACAGCGAGAATGATGAGCGCGCGAAGGCCGGGAAGATTGAACGCACGCAGATGATTATTCACTCGCCGCATCTCATCAACGCATTGAGGGCGGTTGTAGCATACTACCCCAATGTCAATCTTCTAGGAGACACGGTGACCATCGATGCTCCTTACCGAGTTATCGTGCACCACCTCGACGCCCTCAAACAGTACAGATTCCACCAGCCTGCCAGCCACTCCACCGAGTACGCTCGTCTGACGGCGAACCACATTGATGTTCTTTTGAGTTTCATCGATCAGGCTGTCGGGGAGTCTATCCGGACTGAACAAGAACGACATCGTCGCAATGTCCCAGTTGCAACGTTCCAGAACTATTGGATGGCTCTGAAGCCAGGTGAGGTCATCTATGTCAATCATGATGACCTCTGGGAGCCCCACGTCATTAGCAGTACATACCAGGATGTCACTTTGAGTGGACGCAACCGCCACCTGCAGGTGGTTGCCTGGGTCCTTGAGATGGGACACAACCGGATGAACCGAAAGATGTCTCAGTTCACTATCCCTTCGTGGACCGGCGAGCAGATCATCCCTTCTCTGAAGATCATTCCAGATCGCTTCTTCCAGGATGACCCGCAAGCAATGCTGCAGAAGCAGCTGAGGCTCGGGAAGCTGTACTGGGAGCTTCTCCAACGCCCAACCTATATGGAGTATGACGGAATGCTTGTGCAGGCTCAACCTGGATCTCACTCGGGCCCGATCTTCAGCCGTGGTCCATCAGGCTATGTGAGTCTTCCTACCTGGTCCCTTTGATTAATGACAGCAACTAAACTTCCAACAGATGACTGGTCGAGTGATTTGCGATGCCGAAGGCTTCGGTCGTTTCAACTTCCGTGCACCAGAGAACCGGAACGGCCCTCCGGGCCCGCCACGTCAAGTAGTGCCCCCAGGCATGATGCCTGGACAGCATCATGGACCGCCGCCTGCTCAAGACCATCTCCCACATTTCCTTCCACGTTGCGGCTGCAAGGAATGTACCAAGGAGACCGATCGCACCGACTTATCACCGTTCGCGGGCTTTGACGACGTTAATCCCCTGACATCGCCAGCGCCTACTTCCGATATCTTCTACATTGCCTGCACCAACATCATTCCGGCCTTCCTTCTCGGCGATCGCCGTTGGGGTCACTTGAACCTCGACCATGTGAAGCCCGTCATCACAGACCGTGAAGCATTCAAGTATCTCGTCCTAGACGACGAGATCAAGATGACAGTCAAGGCCCTCATCGGCAAGTTCGCGGCAGCAGAGTCCGGAAAAGTCTCACCATGGGCCAACGACTTTATCAAGAACAAGGGCGAAGGCCGCATCTTCCTTCTCCACGGCGCCCCGGGCGTCGGCAAGACCTGCACCGCCGAGTGTGTCGCAGAGCTGACCAACCGACCCCTCATCTCCCTCACCTCGGGCGACCTCAGCGTCAACTCGCACAGCGTGGAGCACAACCTCTCCTACTTCCTCGAGCTGGGCCAGCGCTTCGGCGCCCTTGTCCTCCTCGACGAGGCGGACGTCTACCTCGAGCGCCGCCGCGCAAAAGACATTGCCCGCAACGGCCTCGTCTCGGTGTTCCTACGCGCGCTCGAGTACTATCGCGGCGTGCTCTTCTTGACGACGAACCGCGTCCAGGCGTTCGATGCGGCTTTTACCTCGCGCATCCACGTCGCGCTGCACTACAAGAATCTAACGGATGTCGACCGCGAACGCATCTGGGCCAACAACTTCGAGCGTCTCGACAGGGACTCGCACGGCCGCGTGCGTGTTGCGATCGCTACGCGCGAGTACGCCTACGACTCGCGCGATGTACGCGCTCTGCGGTGGAACGGCCGCGAGATCCGCAACGCGCTGCAGACTGCGCTTGCGCTTGCCGAGAGCGATGCTGCGGAGGAGGGCACCGACCGTATTTGCGTTACGGACAAGCACCTGC
The DNA window shown above is from Colletotrichum lupini chromosome 7, complete sequence and carries:
- a CDS encoding ATPase → MICQKCRTPLRLDSSLEELNPAAYDLLVGQHKLSLIRNGARKDGQRKVLYDKVSQNAASATFKRHGSGPSSSAQRDSTMSFIYLTESQVAQPVLSRPDPLPSNTKSNRGNKGGQKSLEEERGGSKAHEIERINKLFEILSARSDIDHPICVECTDMLVEGLQKKLEAAARERDAYVGFLKQVQSDQPNEEDVKAQEEALKKARQAETDAMADLLRLEQEKASVDAEIIALEEESQQLDHEEEQFWRERNAFATKLADFQNERDSTNSRFDNDAQLLEKLQRSNVYNDTFCISHDGTFATINGLRLGRLSNKPVDWPEINAAWGHALLLLVTVADKLGYKFDGFEPQPMGSTSKIIRFELPSPTASRLGSHRNAPPPAPKKHVLELFSNGDLPLGLTFMHRKFDNAMVAFLELVRQLGAFVHRQTAADGHPLSLPYKIEGDKIMDVSIKLGIAQDDGLPVMGGQADNTIDDDAGSTVSFEEVDYRRTTKQSQALVARGSLERETPSDILYVLQYLGIGGKVIDSRESSNPFKEIPDYGKKDGETTQRTVNSVLEIVTKVNTSAKIRRVRRRRSPHISYPDDDYTSASSDSENDERAKAGKIERTQMIIHSPHLINALRAVVAYYPNVNLLGDTVTIDAPYRVIVHHLDALKQYRFHQPASHSTEYARLTANHIDVLLSFIDQAVGESIRTEQERHRRNVPVATFQNYWMALKPGEVIYVNHDDLWEPHVISSTYQDVTLSGRNRHLQVVAWVLEMGHNRMNRKMSQFTIPSWTGEQIIPSLKIIPDRFFQDDPQAMLQKQLRLGKLYWELLQRPTYMEYDGMLVQAQPGSHSGPIFSRGPSGYMTGRVICDAEGFGRFNFRAPENRNGPPGPPRQVVPPGMMPGQHHGPPPAQDHLPHFLPRCGCKECTKETDRTDLSPFAGFDDVNPLTSPAPTSDIFYIACTNIIPAFLLGDRRWGHLNLDHVKPVITDREAFKYLVLDDEIKMTVKALIGKFAAAESGKVSPWANDFIKNKGEGRIFLLHGAPGVGKTCTAECVAELTNRPLISLTSGDLSVNSHSVEHNLSYFLELGQRFGALVLLDEADVYLERRRAKDIARNGLVSVFLRALEYYRGVLFLTTNRVQAFDAAFTSRIHVALHYKNLTDVDRERIWANNFERLDRDSHGRVRVAIATREYAYDSRDVRALRWNGREIRNALQTALALAESDAAEEGTDRICVTDKHLRAVVKMSRGFRDYLRSGSVYDGESEVGESEGEEGDIYSD